DNA sequence from the Nicotiana tomentosiformis chromosome 3, ASM39032v3, whole genome shotgun sequence genome:
ttggtggattttaacttcattgttgaagttaCAGTTAtttcttcctcttccatgaccaCCCCGGCCTCGTCCGTTTCCTCGATAACTCTTTTCACCTCCATGGTCCTTAAAGGAtgcctgagttttaagaagttgctccagTGACACTTATTGTTTCCTTTTGATCTTTTCTTCGTGGGCCTGTAAAGAACCCTCCAATTGCTCTACTatcatagagtctaaatctttagactcctcaatagcacacaccacaaaatcaaatttaggtgttaaagtgcgaagGATCTTTTCTACCACACGGACATCTTCTATGTTTTCCCTGTATCTTCTTAATTGATTCTTAATTGATTCACAACAACCTTCACTTTGAACAATAATCCGAATGCAttcggattctttcatttttaaaacttcaaaatcagcccttagagtttgaagttttaccttaCTCACCTTATCAAAtccttgaagagaattttgtaaaatttccctagcttcctttgaggtggaagcatctgccaccttctcaaacatggcatcatccagacattggtggatgagcgtgagggcttgttgatcctttttccttgtctttgccaagacatctttttcaatttgaggcagagcttCCTCATTATCGAGTTTTGCATACCCTCTATCTACGATTTCCCATACATCTTGAGAGCCAAAAATATCTTTCATATGTAGacaccatttctcataattatcttttgtgagatGAGGATACTGAAAAGACAGCGGACCATTATTcgccatggctctgataccacggtGTTGTGAAAAATAATATCCcgcccaggaataatatccacgataAATAATAATGACACTAGAGAGTAACAATGACATCAAATCTTTTAACGTGGTAAAATACAATACCTGAGTGGAGCAATATAAtatcactataatattacaactttgtAGTGTCAAAAGACTACTacgactcaaaagaaataacactctttattttaaatatctcATCACAATATTACTCCCACTCTATTTTATCACAGACTATAAAATAGTCTGTGGATTACTCTCACAGCTCTAatacttctttcttatttttggTGTGTTTGATATGAAACTAAATGGTTCTATTTATAAGGGAAGGAGTCGTCTAATTCAGCTaatcaaatttgacttttgcaATTTGCATTGCAAATTGCTAACTTTTCGGCCGCCCATATGCAATTAGAACATGAACCCATCGCCCATAGCCACAATTTCCTCCAatcatttttttttactttatttatttagGTAGGTCCCACAGATCTCtcccttaattttgatttttcttcttcatccCAAGACTTTCAATCTCTGAAAATCTTCAAATTTGAGAGGCTTTGTGAAAATATCTGCAGTTTGGTCATGAGATTTCACATACTTGAGCTCGACTTCTTTTTTGCTAATGCATTCTCTTATCAAGTGATAtcttgtatctatatgcttgcttcgatcatgatacaccGGATTCTTGGCAAGTGCATGTGCGGATTTGTTGTCAATACAAATCTTTGTAGCTTCAATTTGtggtaaattgagctccttcaacAATTTTCTCAACCAAATAGTATGACAGGTACAAAATGTTGTTGCTATATATTAAGTttcacaagtcgagagagtaacaATTGATTGTTTCTTTGAATTCCAGGAAATAACACAATCACCcaagaaaaatcacaaaaccagttgtgctttttctatcatcaatatctcctgcATAATATCTCATAAGGTTGAAATcattagaagaagaataaaataaccTAAAGTCAATCGTTccttttaggtaacgaagaattcttctagtgactttcaaatgagcggaggtaggagcttccatgaaatgacttactactccaactgcaaagagtatatctggcctggtacaagtcaagtacctcaaacttcccaCAAGACTTTAGAAAAATGTGGGATCCACTTTTActccttcatcaaacttggacaattttgtcccactctccatcggtgtgtttacggggttgcaatcgagcatgttgaatttcttcaatatctcttttgtatagctttcttgagagatAAAAATTACATCCTCTATCCgcttcacttctaggcccaagtagtatgacatgagccccacgtctgtcatctcgaactcacgggacatatctttgttaaaagcttcaaacaaacttgggttattacccgtgaaaataagatcatcaacataatgACAAACAAGCAAGATATCTCCATTAGTATGACTTTTAAGATAAAGAGCATATTTATGGAGACGAGTAAAcccattgtcttgaaaatacttgtcgatgcaactTTTCCATGCTCGTGGGGCTTGCTTCAATCCATATAAAGCTTTGTTCAACTTcaacactttatcttcatggtTTTTTACCACGAAGcccaatggttgttcaacatagacttcttcttcaagatagccTTTCAAGAAAGCTGACTTGACgtctagttgatggatcttccGCTTCATTTGCGCCGCCAAAGAGATGAGCAAACGAATCGTGTCTATGCGGGCAACAAGtgcatagacttcttcatagtcaatgccttgcctttgcttgtagcctttagccacaagtcATGCCTGGTATCTCTTCACATCTCTATCAACATTCTTCTTTGTCTTTTATACCCGTTTTACTCCAATTGCTCGATGACCCTTGGGAAGAGTTGTTAACTCCAAGTGTTGTTCTTCTTTATTGATTCAATCTCCTTGTCTATGGCTTGTCTCCACCTTTTGTCTGTAACAacttcatcaaagttcattggttcactatcagcaaagagacaatataaaaaatcaaaattagtaacttcttccGTGCCATCATAGAGCTTTTGAATGCTCCTTATCCTTTGCGGTTGCTCATTTGAACTTTGCTGTGAAGAAGGAGATGCAACATTGGTTGGAGAAGGAGGTGGAGTTGTATCTTGCACAGGTTCCACggtctctggttcttcttcatcactaaagtatggaagaaaatcatatgaagtttcttcccGAGCTTACCAATTCCATACCAATTCAACATCACGACTCACCACCACCTTGCCGCTACTTGGGTTGTATagcttgtagccttttgaactcgtatcatagccaacaaacacatgcttgacacttcgatcgtCAAGCTTCGTTCTCCCTTGATGTGGTacatgagcataggctatgctcccaaagattctcaagtgcttgacacttggctttcttcttctccatgcttcttgaggggtttgatctctaacattccTTGTTGGAAACCTGTTGTTTAAATAAACTGCACAAGAAACAGCTTCGGCCCAAAATTCCCTGGGCATACTTTTAGCTTTcaacatacatctagccatattaaAAATCGTTCGATTAtttctctctgcaactccattttgtagaggtgaataaGGTGCCGTTAGAGGACGACGAATTCCATGAGACCGACATAAGTTATTAAATTCTTTTGAAATGAATTCGCCTCATCTATCAgaccttaaagcttttatttcatagccactttctttttctacaagtactttaaaatttttaaaaacaaCAAAAGCTTCAGActtttggttcaagaaataaaccaagtctttctactaaagtcatcaatgaaaagcagaaagtatttactttaaaaaaaaaaaggtggaTTGATTGGTCCACACACATCAGTTTGAACAAGTTGGAGTGGCATGGTTTCTCTTGACATGGATTCCTttggaaaactcctccttgcatgttttccaagaagacaagcttcacacaattgattgggatggttgattgatggtatcccatgcaccatgttcttttctcccattgatttgagcgcttcaaaattcaagtgcccaaatcgcatgtaccaacaccatgattcatcttgcacattaaccttcaaacactttgcatcaattgttttaagattcagagaaaataatctattattcaccatatgcactttagcaattagaattccacttAAATCTCTAAACCAAAGATGCATATTATTTTCATGTGGATATCATATCCCTTTTTAAGAAAttggcccaaactcaaaatattactttttaattttgggacaTAATAAACATCATGAATTAACTTGTGACTGCCATCTTTACGGGAGATCAGAATCGTACCTATCCcttcgatttgaatctttgagATATCTCCAAAATAATATGTAATCAGTGACCGATGGTGAAAATGCCTTTCACTTTTCTGCATGTTAAGAAGCTATGTTTAATGGAATAttcagtttttaaaaaaaaatagaagcttGCCTTTTGATGGGTCTTCTCATTCATTGGTTCTCACATTGTGTAAGCAAATTCCATTTCTTTTGATGTCTGCCAAAATATCGATTAAAGCTGGCCTATGCTGTTGCAGCTTCAAGCTGTTCTGGTGCCCTCAATTCTGATATGCATCCATGCCCACATACGAGTATCGTTTAATCCGTCACATCAGACTTTGCGTTGTGAAGCAATTAAACCTCTCTGATTCTCAGGATCAGAGACAATTCTGACTATTATACACGAATTACGTTTCTCTATCCAGTCACACTCCACATGACTAAATCAAATGTCGGTTGCATGCTTTTGTTACAGTGATCAAGCTGCAGAGGTAGAATTGGATGATGTCTGGTTCGCCTATCCATCCCGTCCTAGCCACACGATCCTCAAGGTTAGGAGCATATCTTCTTATAAAATACCTATATGAACAAAAATGGTTGTTGACCAAGAAAACACTGTTGGTTCAGGGTATAACACTGAAGCTGCCATCTGGTTCAAAGGTTGCACTGGTTGGTCCAAGTGGTGGTGGAAAGGTAAGACCCTTTGTTATTAAAGTTCCATATCATGCCTATGCAGTTCCACACTTTCAGTTTGTGTTGTTCATCAAAAAGAAAGAGTCATGACAGCTCATGAATTCTTTGCTGCAGACTACAATAGCAAATTTGATAGAAAGATTTTATGATCCCGTTAAAGGGAAGGTCTTGCTCAATGGGGTTCCTCTGGTTGAAATATCTCATAAGCACCTACACCATAAGGTAATGCTGGAAATAAATAGAGTGTTCGTGAAGCTAATACTCTCTTTGCATGAAAAGTAGCTGATATTTCACCATACAATTCCTCAACATGTAGACACCTTAAAGGCTTTGCCCCTTCCCCCCCGTCTTTTTAAGATAAAAATGACGTTTTTCAGCTTTTACAAGTTGTAGATTCCTAAAGTAATTCATCTCTTTCAAAAAATGTCAGGTTAGTATAGTGAGCCAGGAACCTGTTCTTTTCAACTGTTCCATCGAAGAAAATATTGCCTATGGATTGGGTGGCAAAGCAAGCACTGATGATATAGAAAAAGCAGCTGTAAGTTTCAATGTCTTTAATGTCTAATTGCATTCTTCTGCAATTATTCTAACTGTTATCACGTTGCTGTTTGAACAGAAAATGGCGAACGCTCATGAATTTATATCCAACTTTCCTGAAAAATATCAAACCCATGTTGGAGAACGAGGATTGAGACTTTCTGGTGGTCAGAAGCAGAGAATTGCAATTGCTAGAGCGCTGCTGATGAACCCAAAAGTTCTATTGTTGGACGAGGCTACGAGCGCTCTGGATGCTGAAAGTGAATATCTTGTTCAGGTCTGCTTTTATCTGATACTGCCTGTCTTATATCTCCCTTGATTGTTTTACTTAATGACCTGAGATCTCTTGTAATAGGATGCCATGGATTCCCTAATGAAAGGCAGAACCGTTCTTGTCATAGCTCATAGGCTTTCGACTGTCAAGAGTGCAAACACTGTGGCTGTTGTTTCCGATGGTCAAATAGTGGAAAGTGGCACACATGATGATCTTCTAAACAAGAATGGGATCTATACAGCACTAGTGAGGAGGCAATTGCAGGGACACAAATCTGATAGCTAGTTCTCAGCTTTATTCAAAGCCAAGTGATAGACTGAGTTAGCAAGAAGAAATGTTCAATGAATTTGCATTCACATATAGAAAGTGTAAGGAACAGCAATCATTCCATAAATGACGATTTGTAAACAATAGTTCGATATCATATGTGCAAATCATGCATTTTAACCATTTCAAAACTTAGAGTAAGCCATCTAAACTACCTTCATGTAAAATGGTGTTTGAGTGAGTTATGAGCATCCCCCATGTCAATCAAACCTTGGAATTGGCTGGTTTGCATCTAAAGGGTCATTTGTTTAGTATCTAATTCCGGTATAAAATTTGGAATTATGTTTGAAATGGGCAAAAATTTATATCACATTGAATGCCAGATTTTAATCCCTGATATGGACAACTCACCCTGAACCACTACACTTTTTGTCAGTTGGTCATTTGTTGCACAGTAGAGATAGAAGCCAATTCGCCCTATTGGCAGGCGTTTCCATTAATTACCTCCTTCACTTTTGGTACTTCTTAATCAGACCCAGCCAtttgctttttcttcttcttcactctTGACGTTTCCATTCCATTTAATGACAATCTCTTCTAACCTGAAATACTTACTACTCGAGCTTATCATGTTTATCAAAGGAAGGAAAAAGTAATTAATTGAAATAGATACCATCTAGTGTATAAGCCTTCACGAAGTAGCTTAAAATTCTTCGTCTAGTGTATCTACTGAGTAAGTACAACCCTTATATGCAATAAAACTAAAAAATTCTTGTGGTTAAGTAGCTGAATATCGTAAAATAATGTAATTTGTTTTAATATGACCATTACTTATCATTAACTTGAATTAAGCAAATTTTCATTATTGTTTTATATGTTTTAACCCGATCTAAACTGCTTTTTAGCACCCCTAAATTAAACAATACCGAGTATGGTTCTCACCTTCTCATCGTAGTATTTGAAATTTGATTCAGGTGCTTTGGGTAGTGGGTCCGATGGATAAGTTATCTTTATTTACATGAATAGTCCCCAATGTTTGTGAAATGAGTACAATTTGTTGTACAGACTCTGGAGACCGTGACACTTGTTAATGGCCGTTTCTCACTCGCCTGTCGCTGCATGTTATTAATCTCAGTCATGAAAACGCCAGAAACCCATTTAACCTTAATCGAAACTTAGCATAATAACACTCTCCTTCTTTGTTGcacattttatttattttctaaaaaAAACTACGCTTTTGGCTTTTGATTAGATTATTATTGCGGTGCGTTTGGTTCACTGGAGTTGTTATTAAGCATGAGATGGGAAAGAGTGGGTGTACATGGAGGTGGTGGGCCTGGGAAAAGGTGGGGCCACACCTGTAACTCTGTCTTCGGAGGTAAGCTTCTCTACGTCTTCGGTGGCTATGGCAAAGACAACAGACATTCCAATAAAGTTCACGTCTTTGACACTGGTGCGTTCTTTTTCTTTCGTTTTTTCCAAGTAAAAATTGCACCTTTTCTTGTTCCTGTATTTTTTCCCCCTGAAATTGTTGTGTCAATTCATGTTTTCTTGTGGCTATTTTCAGTATGCTTGTTTAGGGTTTTCTTATACTATTTAATTTTCTCTGAAGACTTGGGGCTTTAAAGTTTTGTTGCATAAGGAATTGGGGAGAGGTTTTGATAAATCTATCCTTACATTGTTCTGCTATTTTGCAGTTAATCGAATGTGGAGCGAGCCAGTGATGAAGGGAACATTGCCCACACCTAGGGACAGCCACAGTTGTACAAACATTGGAGATAATCTGTTTGTGTTTGGGGGCACAAATGGGAGAGAGCCTCTTAACGATTTACATATTTTGGACACTTGTTAGTGCATTTTGATCTTAAGACCATTTTCTTATTGCTTAATCTTTTAATAGTTGCCTCTGTTGTCTGTGTAATGTTAAATTAAATTTGCTTTCTAGATCTTCTGATTAGAATATCTCTAGTCTAATGGTATGAGGATAAACCCTTAAGTTATTACATTTTGTGTTGTTCTACTTAGGAAGTTGTGTTACATTCTGTTCTATGAGATTAGAAAATCACCATTAATGCCTCAGTCTAGATGGAAGATAATTCTTTCTTTCATTGATTTGGGGCTATTTACAAGATTTAGGCTGGTCTCTCCTATCAGAAACCAGGAAAGAGCTTCAAGATAATCTGTTAGTAGTTTCTTTATCTTACCTTATCAGAAAGAAAAAAGATACCCCGAATTGTTATTCCCAAAAGTGCGATGTTTTCCAGAGAGACGATAGCATGAGATAAAACATGTTCTGTTCTTCCATTTGTTtgaatgttgaaagttggcagaTATAAGGAATTCTATCTGATGTTCCAAATGATTTACACCCACTACCTAATAATTTGCTGAATCTACTTGCTTTTAGCTTCAAATACATGGATATCACCGAGTCTAAGAGGCGATCGCCCTAATCCAAGGGAAGGCCACAGTGCAGCACTTATTGGAAAACGGCTTTTCATATTTGGTGGATGCGGCAAATACGATGACACTGAAATATACTATGATGATGTTTACGTATTGAATAcaggtctctctctctctctctattatTAAGGTGGCTAATGGTAGACTGCACGTAGCCAGTACGGAGAATTttgcattatgacttgcgtgtaacAATGTGAAATTCCGAACAACTTCAAAAACCATCGAACTACTGATAGAAAGATGAGGGCAATGGGGAGGGTAGTGATACAAACTTTAAATTGGTAGTAATGGAAGAGGAAAGTGAAGAAAAACAGGAGGCATCAGCCAGTCGTTTCTGTCTCAAAATTTTAGTTCTCTTAGGAATTGAACTCTAAGCATTGCAACTCTTCAGAAAAGAAACCTCCCCTGTCTAGTAGTATATAATCTGAGAGAAAGTTAGATGATCTCTTCAAAGGTGAACTCAAATTGTTCTTATCCTATTGTTCATATGCATTTTGTATTCTACTGCTACTTAAATCGCTAAAGTCTTGCACAGTTGTTAGGAATCCAGTTTTTAGATCTCATGCAGCTCTTGGTTTTCTTTTCTATGAAGTTTATGGTTTTTAATCTCACACACacataaaagaaagagagagagaagagcgccgggggggggggggggctagtGATCCTGGTGGTGGTTATTTCATAAACTTTTTTTTTAATGCTTCTTCTCATTTTGGCAGAGACATTTGTTTGGAAACGCATTGTGCCATCAGGCACTCCGCCATGTAAGCGTGAGAGCCATTCCTGTTCGTCTTGGAATAATAAGATCATAATCATAGGTGGTGAAGACACATCTAGCTTTTATTTGTCAGATGTTCATATACTTGACACAGGTATTCACAAAACTCACTCTTGAAGTGAAATATAGAAAAGGTTACACTTGTATCACAGTTCTGTTTCTAGTACTAAGTCTGCATTTGTTTTCACAGATACTCTGGTTTGGTGCAAGTTGAATACTACGGGCCAGAATTTGCCACCGCGAGCTGGGCATACGACCGTTGCATTTGGGAAGAACTTGTTTGTCTTTGGGGGTTTCGCTAATGACCAGAGCCTATTTAATGATGTTTACGTGCTTGATGTTGGTATGTTATCTATTGAAACATATAACTTTTAAGCTCTTTTCCTATAAAACGAAAACCAAACAAATGAAACTAAATAATATGATGGTGTCAGCTGTTCCATCAAGCCTCTTGTCCCTGATCCTCTTATAGGAGAGAAgcttaaaaaacaaaaaaacaaaacaaaaaaaaagcacAAGGACATAGTGAAGAGGGCAGGAGGAAGAAGAAATCATGAAGTATGGAAGATCACGCCAAGCTCATGACTCTTCCTGAAAGTAGGAATGGACTGCAGTGACCATATTTGACATGGATCTGAGCGGACGATAATGGAAGAGATGGAGCCAGGGGGTTAAGTTTGTTTGTATATATGTGTCTGCTTCTCTTTTTGGCGTTGGGGGAGGGTGGGATGTGGGGGGAGGAACCCGACTTTCATGTTGGCTAATGAGAATAGAGTGGTTGAAAATGATTGGAATATTGGTCATGCTTTATCACCTTTTGTAGTCGGAATGCTGTCTCTTTTTTCTATTCTTTGCTCTTCTTCGATCAGCATTTAATATTTCCCCAATCCCCAGTCTTACAAAATGAGTTTGTCTTTGTGGTTCTTCAAGTGCATTATCTTTCTGTTCGAATGAGGGGCTTATGTGTCCcatgttttctttccttaattaTCAAGTGCATTATTGTCCACCACTCCAGGACCCCTCTTTTGTTTGTGATAATACTTGATATGGGATAGAGCATTTGAGTAGGAGGAAGTGCAGTTACTTTTTTCTAAACCAAACATCTAGGCAAATTTTGGTTTAAATTCTCTTTGTGTCTGTCCTTGTGTGGTCCCCAACATCAACGGGGTACCTCAGAACAGTTAATAAGAAATTAATTATTCTGAGATCATATTATTtcgaaattgttttaaaaatattcaGCAAATGATGCTTGGTGGATCTTAGTTAGCATTCATCATTGAGAATCAGAAAAGATATTTTAGAACTATATTCAGGAAATCTGTGCTACTGTTAACTTCTAAATGATAATTTCTCCGACTTATTGTGCTGTTTGTCATGATTGGTGTGTATTAAAGAGATATATGATATTCAATTGATCGCTATCTGAAGCTGGATGTCTGTGTACTGTTCTATGTTCGAAATGTCCCTGCAGCTGCAGGTACATGGACTGAGGTCATGCCCACTGGTGAGGGCCCATCTGCCAGATTCTCAGTAGCTGGGGATTGCTTAGATCCACACTTGGGAGGTGCTCTTGTGTTCATAGGTGGTTGTGATAATAACCTTCAACCCTTGGAGGACATGTATTATCTATATACAGGTCTATCTTTGAATCCACCAACAATCACACACTGCTTTCCATTGGCTTGTACTTATTTCTGGTACAATATTGATTTAGAACTTTTCCTTTGAGAAATTTATGAATCTATGTTGTATATTCATATCACTAGGCCTTGTTAGAGAGGCTGAACGAGACGAAAGAAGGATAGAGAAGTTGTCTTTGAGGAAGCAGTTGAAGTTAAAATGCCAGGAGCAACAAGCTTTAGCTTCTCCCTATGATAATGCTCTTGTTGGATTTGAGAATAACGCCAATGTCCATCACCAACTGCCTTTGAATTATACACAGCCAAGTGAGAAACTTTTTTTGTATCTTCTTGATTTTATTTTGTAGTTTCCCACCTTGTACTTCCTCAGAATTTTCTTACTGAAGCTGCTCCTTGTTAATGCATTTATGAGTTACTTTTGTCTTTTCAATGCGATTGCTTTAACTGTTATCGTGACAATATGTTAGGTAAGAGGAGACCTTAAAGACAAGAATAACTGAAGAGAGGAACGATTGGATGATAATCCATCTAAGCAAGCCTCCATGATGATCCAACAGCTATATAAACAAAAAGATTTGTTGTTGTTTCTTTGTTATAAGCTATGGGCAAAGTTTTATGTAATTATGCTAGTGGATACTAAACACGTACACTTCTCTATGGATCTCTTTTTTTCCAGGAAAAATAAAGTGTGCTAGCATGTCATATGTTATCTGATATATAGTACTTTTTGGTATAGACCCTGTAGTGATACATTGTGTAGTACATTTAATGCTTGAAGCAGTGAAACAGTGGTGTCATTGGTTTTGACTGACTTCTGAAGGTGCGCTGATATTGTGGCAGGTCGGCAGAACATTTATTTGAACGAATACCAGACTCCTCTGGGGAAGAAGACTTTTCAAGCCAAGGTCACAAAGAGTTTTCCAGATGGGTATACCATTGAAACTGTTATAGATGGAAAACCGCTTCGTGGAGTGCTATTTTCCAACAAACCAAGACCTGAACAGACTCCCTGCAATGATTCTATCAGGTGCATGATCTTCTGAATTCTACATTTGATGGATAAGAGTAGCAGAATTTCAGTATTTATCAATTCTTCTGTTCACTTGTTGCCTTTTGGATGATGTTATCATATTTCCAGAATTAGGAATACTGGAAGTGGTGAAACTGGTAATGAGAAGCCGAACAACGACCATAATTCTGTTAAAGAAGTTACAAGACCTACAGAAACAAATGTAAACAACTTCCAGCAAGCAGATGTCTCTGGTGGGAAATCTATCAGAAATGAGGCCCCGGTTGGAGATGTTACAGCTGAGATGAAGAGTCCATCCCCCTCTAATGCTTCACCAGCCCAAGAGGTTATACCTTTTTGTGTGGAATATTTAATCATGCCATACAATCTTAAAGAGAAAATTTTGTACTAATGCCTGCGTGGCTGCACAAGAACATGAAATTTCCTTCCCCGTTAGCTTGCATAGATCATTTTTCTTATTGCACTTGCAGCATTTCATTTATGAAGCTGCAGAATTGGTTTTAGCATTTGACTTGAAACCATGGCCTCAAACCGTTGCTTATATTCTGCCATCACCCATGGTTTATAATCTTCTTCCCCTCTTTGGTTTATAATCACAGTCATGAGGGCATGCCTACTTACATGCCAACATTCAATCTTCATGCTCTTGTCGAACTAACATGAGGAATCAGTGGTGACCTTTAGTCTGTATTGTGGAAATTTATATACAGAGCTTATGATTAAGCAACAGATTTGGATTGTTTAATGTTTGGTGAACGATATAGGCTTTTATGACCAAGCTCTGATATATTCTTTTCTTGTTAATTTGAGATATCAATCCACAAATAGCAGTCCTCTTCAGTCACATGCTTCAGTTTGCTTCTAGTCTGAAGGAAAAAAAGGATTTGCTTCTAGTCAgaagttctctctctctctctctctctctctctctctctctctctctctctctctctcttgtgaAACTGAAAAGAAAGCATTTCCTTCAATttttagaatttaaaagttcTGATTTCTTTCCTATCCTCcaattttcctttcctttttataACTGGCCTTTATGAGGACTTGTTCTACACATGGGTTGGTTTCTGAGTGAATTGCCCGATTTGAATTATAATCACTATTGGAGCTACATTCTTTATCAAAAACAGATTTACACTGATGCTACATATCTTCCATTCCTGCTGGTTTCTGATCTTCCATGATTCTGTATGCATACCTCCCTCGTTAGCGAAGTCGAGTTATTTATGTTGGAACTTTTACTTTGAGATCATTTATGATGAAGTGCCTTTATAACAGGTTCATGACGTCTCAAAGTCTTCTGCGGTGCCTGATGTGAATTTGGAAAGTAGTAGAGCGAGTGATCCAGCAGATTGTGGTACTACGATTTCTAAGGTGAATGCCACTGCAACAAATG
Encoded proteins:
- the LOC104092385 gene encoding protein GLUTELIN PRECURSOR ACCUMULATION 3-like, which gives rise to MRWERVGVHGGGGPGKRWGHTCNSVFGGKLLYVFGGYGKDNRHSNKVHVFDTVNRMWSEPVMKGTLPTPRDSHSCTNIGDNLFVFGGTNGREPLNDLHILDTSSNTWISPSLRGDRPNPREGHSAALIGKRLFIFGGCGKYDDTEIYYDDVYVLNTETFVWKRIVPSGTPPCKRESHSCSSWNNKIIIIGGEDTSSFYLSDVHILDTDTLVWCKLNTTGQNLPPRAGHTTVAFGKNLFVFGGFANDQSLFNDVYVLDVAAGTWTEVMPTGEGPSARFSVAGDCLDPHLGGALVFIGGCDNNLQPLEDMYYLYTGLVREAERDERRIEKLSLRKQLKLKCQEQQALASPYDNALVGFENNANVHHQLPLNYTQPSRQNIYLNEYQTPLGKKTFQAKVTKSFPDGYTIETVIDGKPLRGVLFSNKPRPEQTPCNDSIRIRNTGSGETGNEKPNNDHNSVKEVTRPTETNVNNFQQADVSGGKSIRNEAPVGDVTAEMKSPSPSNASPAQEVHDVSKSSAVPDVNLESSRASDPADCGTTISKVNATATNDS